AAAAGGACGTATTTTTCTTACCGGCCATTTTTGTAGCATTTGAACTTCATGAAGATTTCCATTTTTATCCTTAATCTTAGCAATAGTATCACTCACGCTATAACTACCTTCGTTGATACTTTCAATTATCCCTTCCATCCCAATAGGAACCATAATATAATGAGATACTATAGAAGTTTCCTGAATAACACCTAATCGATCCCCAGAAGTAACATGATCACCGTTCTGTTTTAATGGTTTAAAACCCCATTTGGTTGATCTAATCAAACTGTGAGCTTCCACTCCTCTGGAAATAAAAGCTCCTTCATTTTGAAATATTATATCTAAAGGTCTTTGGATTCCATCATAAATTGATTTAATGAGACCAGGACCTAATTCTACGCTTAGGGGTAAACCAGTAGTATAAACAGGTTCTCCAGGGCCGATACCAGACGTTTCTTCATATACCTGAATAGTTGCTCTATTTTTATTTAATTCAATTATTTCTCCAATCAATTTATTTTCACTAACTCTTACTACATCATACATTTTAGCTCCTAATAAATTTTCAGCAATTACAACCGGTCCTGATACTTTTACAATTTTGCCTGTATTTTCTTGCATTCTTATCCCTCTTTTCTAAACAATATATCTGTACCAACTGCTTTTTCTACATTCTTTCTTAACTTTTTTATACTGAGCTCAGAATCTTTTATACGATTTGGGAGGATACAAATTGAAATCGGTGATATTTTTTGAAATTGTTCAATTTCATCAATAACCAAATGGGCAATATTATCAGTGATAAATACTATCTTATAATCACCATGACAGCATTTTTCTAAAGCTTCTTTAGTCTCAGTCAGATCAGTTACTGGAAATAGTTGAAATCCAATGAGGTTATAACCAATAATAGTCTCTTTTTCTCCAATTATTGCTATATTAGACATAAGCGTCCCTGACGTATTTTTTAATACTATCATTTGGTAAAGAATATCTCTTACCATTGATAATCATTCTAATATTTTTTATATCATTTTCTTTAGCATAATAATAAGCAATTATGCTTTCCAGTCCAAAAGTAGTGTATTTACCTATTTTGAGTAAGCTTAATAGATAATTGTCACTTAACTGTTCAAGCTTCAATAATGAATTATTTTCTAACCAGTATTTAATGCCTTCTTCAACTATTGTAGAATATTCTGTTTTTTGGAAATCATTTGACCAGGTATGCAGAGAATTATCATAAATATCAATTATTTTTTGAATTGGAAAATAACCATATTTTACTAATATCTCAAATAATTTTGATTTTCTAATATCTCTTATTTTGCACCGACAGGCAATACTTAAATTTATTAAATCAATTTCAGTTTTATATAAGTAAAATAAAAAGGGATTGTTAATTTCTTCTAATTGATCAAAGATAATTTCATAGTAGCCTTGATCCAATATTATTTCCATTAATTGCAAATTTTCTGATTTCATGTATTCAGCCTCTGATTGTTTAATAATCCTTTCAATTTTAACTGGCACTAACTGGAATTTCCCTTCAAAAACAGCTGCGAATAATCCATTTGAACTTATATTCCCCATATCATTATATATAGGGTAAGGTTCC
This is a stretch of genomic DNA from Atribacterota bacterium. It encodes these proteins:
- a CDS encoding V-type ATP synthase subunit F, whose protein sequence is MSNIAIIGEKETIIGYNLIGFQLFPVTDLTETKEALEKCCHGDYKIVFITDNIAHLVIDEIEQFQKISPISICILPNRIKDSELSIKKLRKNVEKAVGTDILFRKEG
- a CDS encoding V-type ATPase subunit; this encodes MLKYINETTNTQEEYGYACARIRELEKHLLNKEVINKMIGAPDLENALKVLIENNLSEYSFESTDSHYIDQVLANILKVTLNIINEISPYPYLLHLFRWKYDFHNLKVLLKAKALDKKEPYPIYNDMGNISSNGLFAAVFEGKFQLVPVKIERIIKQSEAEYMKSENLQLMEIILDQGYYEIIFDQLEEINNPFLFYLYKTEIDLINLSIACRCKIRDIRKSKLFEILVKYGYFPIQKIIDIYDNSLHTWSNDFQKTEYSTIVEEGIKYWLENNSLLKLEQLSDNYLLSLLKIGKYTTFGLESIIAYYYAKENDIKNIRMIINGKRYSLPNDSIKKYVRDAYV